The Streptomyces sp. NBC_01255 genome window below encodes:
- a CDS encoding N-acetylmuramoyl-L-alanine amidase: MAGAVASAALLLPLLSAAPSAVADVPEAGTLQGQFARAAARHGVPESVLLAVSYLQSRWDAHGGAPSVTGGYGPMHLTDAVTALAGAAVPHHSDGEEDARGDSSRTARTASEAPVPAPEALPGRLRTLERASALSGIPAEELRGSTAANIEGGAALLAAAQREAGLPASGDPADWYGAVARYSGADDSATAATYANDVFDVIRTGESRTTDSGQRVTLPAVPAVAPATEQVDALGLRRPAAGPVECPRSVACEWIPAPYEEFGDGDYGNHDKANRPSSQSIDYIVIHDTEATWDVTLKLVQDPTYVSWQYSLRSSDGHIAQHLPLKDVGWHAGNWFVNAKSVGLEHEGFLTAPDSWYTEAMYRTSARLVRYLAQRYDIPLDRQHILGHDTVPGTVTSTIRGMHTDPGPYWDWAHYFRLLGRPITPSAGPNAGVVTIRPDYSAHQPVYTGCVKAGEVCAPHGSGAVRLHTAPSADAPLVKDIGLRPGGQDSTTGVNDTGARASTGQSFAVAERRGEWTAIWYLGQPAWFHNPRKEPTAVNARGLVLTPREGLAEVPVYGRAYPEASAYPAGVPVQAVSPLPYKLLAGQRYVVGDRTPGEYYFAPVFDSSGHTVVRGQEEYYEIQFGHRVAFVKASDVRVSQSR, translated from the coding sequence GTGGCGGGCGCCGTCGCGTCCGCCGCCCTGCTGCTCCCTCTGCTGTCCGCGGCTCCGTCCGCCGTCGCCGACGTGCCCGAGGCGGGCACGCTCCAAGGGCAGTTCGCTCGGGCGGCCGCGCGCCACGGCGTGCCCGAGAGCGTCCTGCTCGCCGTCTCGTACCTGCAGTCGCGCTGGGACGCCCACGGCGGTGCGCCGAGCGTGACCGGGGGCTATGGGCCGATGCACCTGACGGACGCGGTGACGGCGCTCGCCGGGGCCGCCGTCCCGCACCACTCCGACGGCGAGGAGGACGCGCGCGGCGACTCCTCGCGTACGGCCCGGACGGCGTCGGAGGCTCCCGTCCCCGCGCCCGAGGCGCTGCCCGGCCGGCTGCGGACGCTGGAGCGGGCGTCCGCGCTCTCCGGGATCCCGGCCGAGGAGCTGCGCGGCTCCACGGCCGCGAACATCGAGGGTGGGGCGGCGCTGCTCGCCGCGGCGCAGCGGGAGGCCGGGCTGCCCGCGAGCGGCGACCCCGCCGACTGGTACGGGGCGGTGGCGCGGTACTCCGGCGCCGACGACTCGGCGACCGCCGCGACGTACGCGAACGACGTGTTCGACGTGATCAGGACCGGCGAGTCCCGCACGACGGACAGCGGCCAGCGGGTGACGCTGCCGGCCGTCCCGGCGGTGGCGCCCGCCACGGAGCAGGTCGACGCGCTCGGGCTGCGCCGGCCCGCCGCCGGTCCGGTGGAGTGCCCGCGCTCGGTGGCCTGCGAGTGGATCCCCGCGCCGTACGAGGAGTTCGGCGACGGAGACTACGGCAACCACGACAAGGCGAACCGGCCCTCGTCGCAGTCGATCGACTACATCGTCATCCATGACACCGAGGCGACCTGGGACGTCACGCTGAAGCTGGTGCAGGACCCGACGTACGTGTCGTGGCAGTACTCGCTGCGCTCCTCCGACGGGCACATCGCGCAGCACCTGCCGCTCAAGGACGTCGGCTGGCACGCGGGCAACTGGTTCGTGAACGCCAAGTCGGTCGGTCTGGAGCACGAGGGCTTCCTCACCGCGCCGGACTCCTGGTACACGGAGGCGATGTACCGGACGTCGGCGCGGCTCGTGCGCTATCTCGCCCAGCGCTACGACATCCCGCTGGACCGGCAGCACATCCTGGGGCACGACACCGTGCCGGGGACGGTGACCTCGACGATCCGGGGCATGCACACGGACCCGGGACCGTACTGGGACTGGGCGCACTACTTCCGGCTGCTGGGCCGGCCGATCACGCCGAGCGCCGGTCCGAACGCCGGTGTGGTGACGATCCGGCCCGACTACAGCGCCCATCAGCCGGTCTACACGGGCTGTGTGAAGGCGGGCGAGGTGTGTGCGCCGCACGGGAGCGGGGCCGTGCGCCTGCACACCGCGCCGAGCGCCGACGCGCCCCTGGTGAAGGACATCGGGCTGCGGCCGGGTGGGCAGGACTCGACCACCGGGGTCAACGACACCGGGGCGCGCGCCTCGACGGGGCAGAGTTTCGCGGTGGCGGAGCGCCGGGGCGAGTGGACGGCGATCTGGTACCTGGGGCAGCCGGCGTGGTTCCACAACCCGCGCAAGGAGCCGACGGCGGTGAACGCGCGGGGGCTCGTCCTGACTCCCCGGGAGGGGCTCGCGGAGGTGCCGGTCTACGGGCGGGCGTATCCGGAGGCCTCGGCGTACCCGGCGGGGGTTCCGGTGCAGGCGGTGTCTCCGCTCCCGTACAAGCTGCTCGCGGGTCAGCGGTACGTGGTGGGTGACCGCACTCCGGGCGAGTACTACTTCGCGCCGGTGTTCGACAGCAGCGGGCACACGGTGGTCCGGGGTCAGGAGGAGTATTACGAGATCCAGTTCGGCCATCGCGTGGCCTTTGTGAAGGCCTCTGACGTGCGGGTTTCGCAGAGCCGATAG
- a CDS encoding serine hydrolase domain-containing protein: MTSHRKATAVSVLAASVALLVPAAPPAAAAAPGPGPDRAALQQALDATVAAGVPGAVAEVRTGRGVWRGSSGTADLATGRTAKADDRFRAGSVTKTFTATLVLQLVAEGKVRLDDTIEGQLPGVVPGGEHITVRQLLHHTSGLANYTDVLLRKPDPVRDAQKATYTPRELIALVADAPNRPAPGTTWEYSNTNYVVLGLLVEHVTGWSLRYETDRRILRPVHLKGTSFPTTRSIPGPHLHGYEWLDGRGAGAAPTDLTEFSPAAYWATGTLISTTHDLNTFYKALFDGRLLPPHLVREMRAMQPMNPGRPGRSYGLGLESNANTCAADGPVVGHTGEVVGYQTFSFTSADGERQVTLSVNTGLTLSDAAATAAMKVLSTALCRAE; this comes from the coding sequence GTGACGTCGCACCGCAAGGCCACCGCAGTCTCCGTACTCGCCGCCTCCGTCGCTCTGCTCGTGCCCGCCGCCCCTCCCGCCGCGGCCGCCGCCCCGGGACCCGGGCCGGACCGGGCCGCGCTCCAGCAGGCCCTCGACGCCACCGTCGCCGCCGGCGTCCCCGGAGCCGTGGCCGAGGTGCGCACCGGGCGCGGGGTGTGGCGCGGCAGCAGCGGGACCGCCGATCTGGCCACGGGACGTACCGCCAAGGCCGATGACCGGTTCCGGGCCGGAAGCGTGACCAAGACCTTCACCGCCACGCTCGTCCTCCAGCTCGTGGCCGAGGGCAAGGTCCGGCTGGACGACACCATCGAGGGACAGCTCCCCGGCGTGGTGCCGGGCGGCGAGCACATCACCGTACGCCAGCTGCTCCACCACACCAGCGGCCTGGCCAACTACACCGACGTCCTGCTGAGGAAGCCCGACCCGGTACGGGACGCACAGAAGGCCACGTACACCCCGCGCGAGCTCATCGCGCTCGTCGCCGATGCGCCGAACAGACCCGCCCCCGGCACCACCTGGGAGTACTCCAACACCAACTACGTCGTCCTCGGACTGCTCGTCGAGCACGTCACCGGGTGGTCGCTCCGGTACGAGACGGACCGCCGCATCCTGCGGCCCGTGCATCTGAAGGGCACCTCCTTCCCGACCACCCGGAGCATCCCGGGCCCGCACCTGCACGGTTACGAATGGCTCGACGGCCGCGGAGCGGGCGCCGCGCCCACCGACCTCACCGAGTTCAGCCCCGCCGCCTACTGGGCCACCGGGACCCTCATCTCCACCACCCACGACCTGAACACCTTCTACAAGGCGCTCTTCGACGGCCGGCTGCTGCCGCCCCACCTGGTGCGGGAGATGCGTGCCATGCAGCCCATGAACCCCGGGCGGCCCGGGCGTTCCTACGGCCTCGGCCTGGAGAGCAACGCGAACACGTGCGCCGCCGACGGGCCGGTCGTCGGCCACACGGGAGAGGTCGTCGGATACCAGACGTTCAGCTTCACCTCCGCGGACGGCGAGCGGCAGGTCACCCTCTCCGTCAACACCGGGTTGACCCTGTCCGACGCGGCGGCGACAGCCGCCATGAAGGTGCTCTCCACCGCTCTCTGCCGAGCCGAATGA
- a CDS encoding MMPL family transporter — protein sequence MLSKALLRLGASAARHPWRVIAAWLIAATLAVLAAIAFGGRTADSMTAPGLDSQRAAELIERAGTGQEGMTAQVVVTPLDDGATFFDDDGARTALTRLQTEVKRLPHVLGTSDPAGALDAGGDTAVRGGLVSADGRIAVVRVQYPDQSRLSAEDLDALVDLGDRLRAELPLRIEMGGNLFYAFSDPDGGTSELIGLLAAAAILFLAFGSLVAAALPIGMAVFGLTIGVATMTVLAGVTEVPTFAPVLGSMVGLGVGIDYALFVLARHREYLACGLDPQAAAGRAVATAGRPVVFAGGTVVVSILGLAVANVPFMTVGGLAVSIVVLTMVLASVTLLPAFLGAAGPRLGRAGRIGRALRTGRSGRLGRRRDPTAGAVPAVGWRRWLGHVGQHPVPYTVGAAALLLTATLPVLGLRVGLPDDGSLPQSRTERRAHDLVAEGFGPGTNGPLVIAADPAGDPGVVDRLVATVAADPGIASVAPTHIDRATGIATLVVFPTTSPQDKATADTLSRLRTEVLPAAIGHGPARAHVGGAAASLSDVGRRTSERLPVFVAAVLALSFLLLMLVFRSVVVPLKAVLLNLLSIGAAYGIMVAVFQWGWGGALIGLEATVPIVSFIPMFLFAILFGLSMDYEVFLLSRVREEYVRTGDNGTAIVEGVSRTARIITSAALIMVAVFLSFAVAEDPSTKMFGLGLATAIFIDATVVRMVLVPATMTLLGRANWWLPKWLDRMLPRGPVGTDAESTGEAPRPRLVDR from the coding sequence ATGCTCTCGAAAGCCCTGTTGCGCCTGGGCGCAAGCGCCGCCCGCCATCCCTGGCGGGTGATCGCGGCATGGCTGATCGCCGCCACGCTCGCCGTCCTCGCCGCGATCGCCTTCGGCGGGCGGACCGCGGACTCGATGACCGCTCCGGGACTGGACTCCCAACGGGCCGCGGAACTGATCGAGCGGGCCGGTACCGGCCAGGAGGGGATGACCGCCCAAGTGGTCGTCACCCCCCTCGACGACGGTGCGACGTTCTTCGACGACGACGGCGCGCGCACCGCTCTCACGCGGCTGCAGACCGAGGTGAAGCGGCTGCCGCACGTGCTCGGCACGAGCGACCCGGCGGGGGCACTCGACGCAGGCGGGGACACCGCCGTGCGCGGCGGCCTCGTCTCGGCCGACGGGCGGATCGCGGTCGTCCGGGTGCAGTACCCCGACCAGAGCCGGCTGTCGGCCGAAGACCTCGACGCCCTCGTCGATCTCGGCGACCGGCTGCGCGCCGAACTGCCCCTGCGCATCGAGATGGGCGGGAACCTCTTCTACGCCTTCTCCGACCCCGACGGCGGCACGAGCGAGCTGATCGGCCTCCTCGCCGCGGCCGCGATCCTGTTCCTGGCGTTCGGTTCGCTCGTCGCCGCCGCGCTGCCGATCGGCATGGCGGTCTTCGGGCTGACCATCGGGGTCGCCACGATGACGGTACTGGCGGGGGTGACAGAGGTCCCCACCTTCGCACCGGTCCTGGGCAGCATGGTCGGGCTCGGAGTGGGCATCGACTACGCGCTGTTCGTGCTCGCCAGGCACCGGGAGTACCTCGCGTGCGGGCTCGATCCGCAGGCGGCGGCCGGACGAGCGGTGGCAACGGCGGGGCGGCCGGTGGTCTTCGCCGGCGGCACCGTCGTCGTGTCGATCCTCGGCCTGGCGGTCGCGAACGTGCCGTTCATGACGGTGGGCGGGCTCGCCGTCTCGATCGTCGTCCTGACGATGGTGCTCGCGTCGGTGACGCTGCTGCCGGCCTTCCTCGGCGCGGCGGGCCCTCGGCTGGGCCGGGCCGGCCGGATCGGCCGGGCACTTCGGACCGGGCGGTCGGGCCGCCTCGGCCGACGGCGGGACCCGACGGCGGGCGCCGTCCCCGCCGTCGGGTGGCGGCGCTGGCTCGGGCACGTCGGCCAGCACCCGGTGCCGTACACGGTCGGCGCGGCGGCGCTGCTGCTGACGGCGACGCTGCCCGTGCTCGGCCTGCGCGTCGGCCTGCCCGACGACGGCTCACTGCCGCAGAGCCGTACCGAGCGCCGGGCCCACGACCTCGTCGCCGAGGGGTTCGGCCCGGGCACCAACGGTCCCCTCGTCATCGCCGCGGACCCCGCCGGTGATCCGGGAGTGGTGGACCGTCTCGTCGCGACGGTCGCGGCGGATCCGGGCATCGCATCCGTCGCGCCGACGCACATCGATCGGGCCACCGGCATCGCGACCCTCGTGGTGTTCCCGACCACCAGCCCTCAGGACAAGGCCACGGCCGACACCCTCTCCCGGCTGCGCACCGAGGTGCTGCCCGCGGCGATCGGGCACGGCCCGGCCAGGGCGCACGTAGGCGGCGCCGCCGCGAGCCTGTCCGACGTGGGCCGACGCACCAGCGAACGCCTGCCGGTGTTCGTCGCCGCCGTGCTGGCGCTCTCGTTCCTGCTGCTGATGCTGGTCTTCCGTTCGGTCGTCGTACCGCTCAAGGCGGTGCTGCTGAACCTGCTGAGCATCGGCGCGGCCTACGGCATCATGGTCGCGGTCTTCCAGTGGGGCTGGGGCGGTGCGCTCATCGGGCTGGAGGCGACGGTTCCGATCGTGTCGTTCATCCCGATGTTCCTCTTCGCCATCCTGTTCGGCCTGTCGATGGACTACGAGGTGTTCCTTCTCTCGCGGGTGCGCGAGGAGTACGTGCGCACCGGCGACAACGGCACGGCGATCGTTGAGGGCGTCTCGCGCACCGCCCGGATCATCACCTCGGCCGCCCTCATCATGGTGGCGGTCTTCCTGTCCTTCGCCGTCGCCGAGGACCCCTCCACCAAAATGTTCGGGCTCGGCCTGGCCACCGCGATCTTCATCGACGCCACGGTCGTACGCATGGTGCTGGTACCGGCGACCATGACACTCCTCGGCCGGGCCAACTGGTGGCTGCCGAAGTGGCTGGACCGGATGCTTCCCCGCGGCCCGGTCGGCACCGACGCGGAATCCACGGGTGAGGCCCCGCGTCCACGGCTGGTTGACCGTTGA
- a CDS encoding RNA-binding S4 domain-containing protein, whose product MSARVDAWIWAVRLTKTRAQAAAACRAGHVKVNGDRAKPAQSVKPGDEVRLFHGGRERIVVVKELHIKRVGPPVAVEAYVDNSPPPPPREHVAVAAVRDRGAGRPTKRERREIDDLRGRRP is encoded by the coding sequence ATGAGCGCGCGCGTCGACGCCTGGATCTGGGCGGTACGCCTCACCAAGACCCGGGCACAGGCCGCCGCGGCCTGCCGGGCCGGGCACGTGAAGGTCAACGGCGACCGGGCCAAGCCCGCGCAGTCGGTGAAGCCGGGAGACGAGGTCCGGCTCTTCCACGGCGGCCGTGAACGGATCGTCGTGGTCAAGGAGTTGCACATCAAGCGGGTCGGGCCGCCCGTCGCCGTCGAGGCGTACGTGGACAACAGCCCGCCCCCGCCGCCCCGCGAGCACGTGGCCGTCGCTGCGGTGCGTGACCGGGGCGCGGGCCGCCCCACCAAGCGCGAGCGCCGCGAGATCGACGACCTGCGTGGCCGTCGCCCCTGA
- a CDS encoding ATP-binding protein, whose protein sequence is MPHATRRGGILAYAAPAGLGKTTLLAEIRRLAAARGCTVLSARGGDQEQRVAFHVARQLLQPQLAHASDTELRERLGSWYDIVGPALGLRATGAGSPPDPQGLRDGLDWVLTHLAVRRAPLVVVLDDAHWADPESLGWLAAFAPRAEELPMLLVVGYRPDELPDEGAEFTGHRSGQRPLGLAPLTTDAIAQLVRDRVGAHADDAFCRECWTVTSGNPFEAVELAAKVRDHGLEPTAGGAHELRDLAAALKGSGLVTRLERLGPATVRLAWACAVLGTEISPQLAGAVAGLGDEAVADSAGRLREARVLAEADGPDEPLEFVHPLIAGTVYRSIPAATRVALHGQAAWCVVDAGLGSTAAARHLLETHPEGDSWAVGHLRAAARENLRAGAPDAARRFLARALREPPTADDRAAVLFELGCSSLLTEPATTVNHLRAALEEPIADPALRHGIVYRLSQVLAHSDRLVEASELLGREARQTTDARSRLRMQAEKFMWDAFRADEPESPARSRRLTALADRLTGRDLTERYVIGLRAWDATLRAEPSAVAVGHAERALEGGLSWADESRGFEVPVLTALTFLYADRPGRAEELFADGTAEFERQGWRGAHLSFAYTLLGYIRYRRGRLVEAEDFVRAGLRLAERVGPRTPAQWYAVGVTIEVLLARGRVEEADRIARDHDFGEPFPAAVTFPDSQTVHAELLLARGRTDEAAAELAAVGRRLDPRGMRNPAWCPWMLHLAVAEAVTTPARARRTAQEAVARARQYGAPSAIGSALRVLAEVSAPADRVKLLEESVDWLDQSPAAYELARSLVALGIALRRTERAGEAAEHLYRGLEAAQDCGADGLVDEARAELAAAGLRPRALHPAGTDTLTARERQAADLTVRDRDAALHLGVDAATVNRLLSAVYRKLGTDRTGLDQALRKTGRPGEQA, encoded by the coding sequence CTGCCGCACGCCACCCGCCGCGGCGGCATCCTCGCCTACGCCGCCCCCGCCGGGCTCGGCAAGACCACCCTGCTCGCCGAGATCCGGCGCCTCGCCGCCGCCCGCGGCTGCACCGTGCTCTCCGCCCGGGGCGGAGACCAGGAGCAGCGGGTCGCCTTCCACGTCGCCCGACAGCTCCTCCAGCCCCAACTGGCCCACGCCTCCGACACCGAACTCCGCGAACGGCTCGGCTCCTGGTACGACATCGTCGGCCCCGCCCTCGGGCTGCGCGCCACCGGCGCCGGCTCCCCGCCCGACCCGCAGGGCCTGCGCGACGGACTCGACTGGGTCCTCACCCACCTCGCCGTCCGGCGCGCCCCGCTCGTCGTCGTCCTCGACGACGCCCACTGGGCCGACCCCGAGTCCCTCGGCTGGCTCGCCGCCTTCGCCCCGCGCGCCGAGGAGCTCCCGATGCTCCTCGTCGTCGGCTACCGCCCCGACGAACTCCCCGACGAGGGCGCGGAGTTCACCGGACACCGCTCCGGACAGCGGCCCCTCGGCCTCGCCCCGCTCACCACCGACGCCATAGCGCAGCTCGTCCGTGACCGCGTCGGCGCCCACGCCGACGACGCCTTCTGCCGCGAGTGCTGGACCGTCACCTCCGGCAACCCCTTCGAGGCCGTCGAACTCGCCGCCAAGGTCCGCGACCACGGCCTCGAACCCACCGCGGGCGGCGCCCACGAACTCCGCGACCTCGCCGCCGCCCTCAAGGGCAGCGGCCTCGTCACCCGGCTCGAACGCCTCGGCCCCGCCACCGTCCGCCTCGCCTGGGCCTGCGCCGTCCTCGGCACCGAGATCTCCCCGCAGCTCGCCGGGGCCGTCGCGGGACTCGGCGACGAGGCCGTCGCCGACTCCGCCGGGCGCCTGCGCGAGGCACGGGTGCTCGCCGAGGCCGACGGCCCGGACGAGCCCCTCGAATTCGTCCACCCCCTGATCGCCGGCACCGTCTACCGCTCCATCCCCGCCGCCACCCGCGTCGCCCTCCACGGCCAGGCCGCCTGGTGCGTCGTCGACGCCGGCCTCGGCTCCACCGCCGCGGCCCGCCACCTCCTGGAGACCCACCCCGAGGGCGACTCCTGGGCCGTCGGCCACCTGCGCGCCGCCGCCCGCGAGAACCTCCGCGCCGGCGCGCCCGACGCCGCCCGACGCTTCCTCGCCCGCGCCCTGCGCGAGCCCCCCACCGCCGACGACCGGGCCGCCGTTCTCTTCGAGCTCGGCTGCTCCTCCCTGCTCACCGAACCCGCCACCACCGTCAACCACCTGCGCGCCGCCCTGGAGGAACCGATCGCCGACCCGGCCCTCCGGCACGGCATCGTCTACCGCCTCTCCCAGGTCCTCGCCCACAGCGACCGGCTCGTGGAGGCCTCCGAACTCCTCGGCCGCGAGGCCCGGCAGACCACCGACGCCCGCAGCCGCCTCCGCATGCAGGCAGAGAAGTTCATGTGGGACGCCTTCCGCGCCGACGAACCCGAGTCGCCGGCCCGCTCCCGCCGCCTCACCGCCCTCGCCGACCGGCTCACCGGCCGCGACCTCACCGAGCGGTACGTCATCGGCCTGCGCGCCTGGGACGCGACCCTGCGCGCCGAACCCTCCGCCGTCGCCGTGGGGCACGCCGAGCGCGCCCTCGAAGGCGGCCTCAGCTGGGCCGACGAGAGCCGCGGCTTCGAGGTCCCGGTCCTCACCGCCCTCACCTTCCTGTACGCCGACCGTCCCGGCCGCGCCGAGGAGCTCTTCGCCGACGGCACCGCCGAGTTCGAGCGCCAGGGCTGGCGCGGGGCCCACCTCTCCTTCGCGTACACCCTGCTCGGCTACATCCGCTACCGCCGGGGCCGCCTCGTCGAGGCCGAGGACTTCGTCCGCGCCGGACTGCGCCTCGCCGAGCGCGTCGGACCGCGCACCCCCGCCCAGTGGTACGCGGTCGGCGTCACCATCGAGGTCCTGCTCGCCCGGGGCCGGGTCGAGGAGGCCGACCGCATCGCCCGCGACCACGACTTCGGCGAGCCCTTCCCGGCCGCCGTCACCTTCCCCGACTCCCAGACCGTCCACGCCGAGCTGCTCCTCGCCCGCGGCCGCACCGACGAGGCCGCCGCCGAGCTGGCCGCCGTCGGCCGCCGCCTCGACCCGCGCGGCATGCGCAACCCCGCCTGGTGCCCCTGGATGCTCCACCTGGCCGTCGCCGAGGCGGTCACGACTCCCGCACGGGCCCGGCGGACCGCCCAGGAGGCCGTCGCCCGCGCCCGGCAGTACGGGGCACCCTCCGCGATCGGCTCGGCGCTCCGGGTGCTCGCCGAGGTCTCCGCGCCCGCCGACCGGGTGAAGCTCCTGGAGGAGTCCGTCGACTGGCTCGACCAGTCGCCCGCCGCGTACGAGCTGGCCCGCTCCCTCGTCGCCCTCGGGATCGCCCTGCGCCGCACGGAACGCGCGGGGGAGGCCGCCGAGCACCTCTACCGGGGCCTGGAGGCCGCCCAGGACTGCGGCGCCGATGGCCTGGTCGACGAGGCGCGGGCCGAGCTCGCGGCGGCCGGACTGCGCCCCCGCGCCCTCCACCCGGCCGGCACGGACACGCTCACCGCCCGTGAGCGCCAGGCCGCCGATCTCACCGTCCGCGACCGGGACGCGGCCCTTCACCTCGGCGTCGACGCGGCCACCGTCAACCGGCTGCTTTCGGCCGTCTACCGGAAACTCGGCACCGACCGGACCGGCCTCGACCAGGCCCTGCGGAAGACGGGCCGCCCCGGTGAGCAGGCCTGA
- a CDS encoding terpene synthase family protein, whose product MPQPFVMPDFYVPYPARLNPHVETARTHTRDWAREMGMLEGSGVWEEHDLQSHDYALLCSYTHPDCDAEALDLVTDWYTWVFFFDDHFLEMFKRTQDRAGSKAYLDRLPLFMPADPATGMPEPTNPVEAGLADLWRRTIPSMSDAWRVRFAEATEHLLHESLWELDNINEGRIANPVEYIEMRRKVGGAPWSAGLVEYAAGAEVPDRVAYSRPLRVLRDAFSDAVHLRNDLFSYQREVEDEGENSNGVLVLEKFLGCTTQEAANAVNDLLTSRLQQFENTALTEVPLLAAEKGLGPAECAAVAAYAKGLQDWQSGGHEWHMRSSRYMNEGMVGGPSGFDGVIGTSALDIRTLFGRPAASRLRALTHTPHQHVGPSLLPEFDLPYPLTLSPHHKEALRLSVDWAERMGLLNDIWDRPLAEGFDFALCSAGIDPDATLEELELSAEWLTWGTYGDDYYPLVFGRPRDLGGAKRFTDGLKAFMPLEDPAAAVGAAASHPLEVSLADLWARTAGPMGPEARAQLRVALEAMLDSWLWELHNQAQHRVPDPVDYIEMRRTTFGSELTMLLCRLRHTEALPAEIYRTGTVRALENSVADYATLINDLFSYQKEIEVEGEVHNGVLVLQKFFDCDYPTGVAMVDDLMRGRLRQYEHLKKNEVPLLYEDFALDKEGRAAFEAYLRELEDWLAGILNWHQSVRRYGAEDVHVGSGTPLVGRGPTGLGTSAARVAALIGSAPR is encoded by the coding sequence ATGCCTCAGCCCTTCGTTATGCCGGATTTCTATGTTCCGTATCCGGCGCGGCTCAATCCCCATGTGGAGACCGCCCGCACGCACACCCGTGACTGGGCGCGGGAGATGGGGATGCTGGAGGGCTCGGGCGTCTGGGAGGAGCACGACCTCCAGTCCCACGACTACGCGCTGCTCTGCTCGTACACCCATCCCGACTGCGACGCGGAGGCTCTCGACCTCGTCACGGACTGGTACACGTGGGTCTTCTTCTTCGACGACCACTTCCTGGAGATGTTCAAGCGCACCCAGGACCGGGCGGGCAGCAAGGCCTATCTGGACCGGCTGCCGCTGTTCATGCCGGCGGACCCGGCGACGGGGATGCCCGAGCCGACCAATCCCGTCGAGGCGGGCCTCGCGGACCTCTGGCGGCGCACGATCCCGTCGATGTCCGACGCCTGGCGGGTGCGGTTCGCCGAGGCGACCGAGCACCTGCTCCACGAGTCCCTCTGGGAACTCGACAACATCAACGAGGGGCGGATCGCCAACCCCGTCGAGTACATCGAGATGCGCCGCAAGGTGGGCGGCGCGCCCTGGTCGGCCGGTCTCGTCGAGTACGCGGCGGGCGCCGAGGTCCCCGACCGGGTGGCGTACTCGCGGCCGCTGCGCGTCCTCAGGGACGCCTTCTCGGACGCCGTGCATCTGCGCAACGACCTCTTCTCGTACCAGCGCGAGGTGGAGGACGAGGGCGAGAACAGCAACGGCGTGCTGGTCCTGGAGAAGTTCCTCGGCTGCACGACGCAGGAGGCGGCGAACGCCGTCAACGACCTGCTGACCTCGCGGCTCCAGCAGTTCGAGAACACGGCCCTCACCGAAGTGCCGTTGCTCGCCGCGGAGAAGGGCCTGGGCCCGGCGGAGTGCGCGGCCGTGGCGGCGTACGCGAAGGGGCTCCAGGACTGGCAGTCCGGCGGGCACGAATGGCACATGCGCTCCAGCCGGTACATGAACGAGGGCATGGTCGGCGGCCCTTCCGGGTTCGACGGGGTGATCGGCACCTCCGCCCTCGACATCCGCACGCTCTTCGGGCGTCCGGCCGCGTCCCGGCTGCGCGCGCTCACGCACACGCCGCACCAGCACGTGGGGCCCTCGCTGCTCCCGGAGTTCGACCTGCCGTACCCGCTCACCCTCAGCCCGCACCACAAGGAAGCGCTGCGCCTCTCGGTGGACTGGGCCGAGCGCATGGGTCTCCTGAACGACATCTGGGACCGGCCGTTGGCGGAGGGCTTCGACTTCGCGCTCTGCTCGGCGGGGATCGACCCGGACGCCACGCTGGAGGAGCTGGAGCTCAGCGCGGAGTGGCTGACCTGGGGGACGTACGGCGACGACTACTACCCGCTCGTCTTCGGGCGGCCGCGCGACCTCGGCGGCGCGAAGCGGTTCACGGACGGGCTGAAGGCCTTCATGCCGCTTGAGGATCCGGCGGCGGCGGTGGGGGCGGCCGCCTCGCACCCCCTGGAGGTCTCCCTCGCCGATCTCTGGGCGCGCACGGCGGGACCGATGGGGCCCGAGGCGCGGGCCCAGCTCAGGGTGGCGCTGGAGGCGATGCTGGACAGCTGGCTCTGGGAGCTGCACAACCAGGCCCAGCACCGCGTGCCCGATCCCGTCGACTACATCGAGATGCGCCGGACGACCTTCGGCTCCGAGCTGACGATGCTGCTCTGCCGGCTGCGGCACACGGAGGCCCTGCCGGCGGAGATCTACCGGACGGGTACGGTCCGCGCCCTGGAGAACTCCGTCGCCGACTACGCGACGCTCATCAACGACCTGTTCTCGTACCAGAAGGAGATCGAGGTCGAGGGCGAGGTGCACAACGGCGTGCTCGTCCTGCAGAAGTTCTTCGACTGCGACTACCCGACGGGGGTGGCGATGGTCGACGACCTGATGCGGGGGCGGCTGCGTCAGTACGAGCACCTGAAGAAGAACGAAGTCCCGCTGCTGTACGAGGACTTCGCGCTCGACAAGGAGGGCCGGGCGGCCTTCGAGGCGTATCTGCGGGAGCTGGAGGACTGGCTCGCGGGCATCCTCAACTGGCATCAGAGCGTGCGGCGTTACGGCGCGGAGGACGTCCACGTGGGCAGCGGCACCCCGCTGGTGGGGCGCGGCCCGACGGGCCTGGGCACCTCCGCCGCGCGGGTCGCCGCGCTGATCGGCTCCGCTCCGCGCTGA